Part of the Denticeps clupeoides chromosome 3, fDenClu1.1, whole genome shotgun sequence genome, GCACTGTGGCTGCTGGTCCCATTGCTCAGTGCAAAGGTCTCGCTGGTATCGCTGCCACTTGTGCCTCGACTGCCTCTTCCATTCCCGTTGCTGCTCCCACTTCCACTTCTGCTGTTCTGCTGCTCCCCATTCCCCTCAAACTCCCCCTGCCCTTCATCCTCGGGAACGCCGTCCAGGACAGCATCCTCGAACTGGCCCCCGTAGAAATCTGGCTCAGGacaggtggtggtggaggagcggCAGGAGGTGGGCAGCGAGATCTCGCAGGAGGAGGTCGACCAGGTGGCACTGTCTACGCTCTGCTTGTCCTCGCAGCTGCTGCCCAGGCAGGTCTGCATCAATGGCTGCAGCTGCACGTTGTCGTAGGTCGACAGCCGGTTCTGCTGGTGGCTGGCCTGCTCGCAGTCGCGAGGTTTGCCCTCGCGCATTGTCACATACCCGTTGGGCATCCACAGTCCATTGCGGGCATTCAGTGTCCCATTCACAACATCGCTGCTGGAGACACCCAGTCGTACCCCACTTCCACTGCCACCACCATTGGGCACACCAATGGTACCCATCTTGGTGGCAGAGGTCTTGATGGCACTGGTGCGCCAGGTCTGGAGGTTGACGCCAGGCAATGTCTGGCTCTTGTCTTGGTTGGTCTCAGCTGAGGAGGATGAGGGACTGAAGGAGCCGTTGGTGACGATGCCACTGCCCTTGATGAATGCTGGGTTCTTCTTCATTGTCAGTGGCGGGCTGCGGGTCACCTCGAACCTCCCCGTGGGGCCGTTGCGAGGGCTGCCAGAGCGAGGCGAGCCATTGTCCACAGGCACTCGCTGGGGTGACTCAGGAGCCTCCCAGGCACACTGCCTGATGGAGCTGGTGGGGTTGTTGTTCTCTTTGTTCTGCAGCTGGCCAGAGGTGGGCACCTTCAcctcattgttgttgttgttgcacaGCTCCAGAGCATTGGGACTGTCCTCCTCGTCTTGTGGGAAGACAACATCGTGTTTGCCAATCAGCATTGACATCAGCTGCTGAACCAGCACCGTAcctgcatcacaaaaaaaattaaacataagctcttgaacaataataaataaggtTGATTTTATGACCGTACAGACCACCAGCTCTGAGAAGGCCATGGCCAACCACCTTATTTTACAGACTACAGTACAGATCGTTACATTTCCACcaaataggggcagtggtggcctagcggttaaggaagcggccccataatcaggaggttgccggttcaaatcccgatccgccaaggtgccactgaggtgccactgagcaaagcaccggaAAGTTATGCAGATCCAAAGCTTCCAGGAAAGGCTGCTTTAATCTCCTCATGTACGCTGGCCACATTTTCTtcgctcttttctttttctggatgGAGTGACAGACAAAAGGCCAGGGAAGGCAGAGTGAGAAGGCTGTGGAGGAGGGGgcc contains:
- the arhgap24 gene encoding rho GTPase-activating protein 24 isoform X3 → MDLNWNPGGDRERMTANHETYLLMASTQNDMEDWVKTIRRVIWAPFGGGIFGQKLEETVRYEKRFGTKMAPMLVEQCVDFIRQWGLQEEGLFRLPGQANLVKELQDAFDCGEKPSFDCNTDVHTVASLLKLYLRELPEPVIPFSKYDDFLACTKLLNKDQDSGMKELKKQVESLPPVNYNLLKYICRFLDEVQSNSGVNKMSVQNLATVFGPNILRPKIEDPVAIMEGTVLVQQLMSMLIGKHDVVFPQDEEDSPNALELCNNNNNEVKVPTSGQLQNKENNNPTSSIRQCAWEAPESPQRVPVDNGSPRSGSPRNGPTGRFEVTRSPPLTMKKNPAFIKGSGIVTNGSFSPSSSSAETNQDKSQTLPGVNLQTWRTSAIKTSATKMGTIGVPNGGGSGSGVRLGVSSSDVVNGTLNARNGLWMPNGYVTMREGKPRDCEQASHQQNRLSTYDNVQLQPLMQTCLGSSCEDKQSVDSATWSTSSCEISLPTSCRSSTTTCPEPDFYGGQFEDAVLDGVPEDEGQGEFEGNGEQQNSRSGSGSSNGNGRGSRGTSGSDTSETFALSNGTSSHSALHSLVVGLKQEMMKQKTEYETRIKSLEHRNLELESEMVNLHEELDQERKKYTMVEIKLRNAERAKDDAEKRNEMLQKEMEQFFSTFGDLTSDPRRPDRANTIWIQ
- the arhgap24 gene encoding rho GTPase-activating protein 24 isoform X4, whose amino-acid sequence is MTANHETYLLMASTQNDMEDWVKTIRRVIWAPFGGGIFGQKLEETVRYEKRFGTKMAPMLVEQCVDFIRQWGLQEEGLFRLPGQANLVKELQDAFDCGEKPSFDCNTDVHTVASLLKLYLRELPEPVIPFSKYDDFLACTKLLNKDQDSGMKELKKQVESLPPVNYNLLKYICRFLDEVQSNSGVNKMSVQNLATVFGPNILRPKIEDPVAIMEGTVLVQQLMSMLIGKHDVVFPQDEEDSPNALELCNNNNNEVKVPTSGQLQNKENNNPTSSIRQCAWEAPESPQRVPVDNGSPRSGSPRNGPTGRFEVTRSPPLTMKKNPAFIKGSGIVTNGSFSPSSSSAETNQDKSQTLPGVNLQTWRTSAIKTSATKMGTIGVPNGGGSGSGVRLGVSSSDVVNGTLNARNGLWMPNGYVTMREGKPRDCEQASHQQNRLSTYDNVQLQPLMQTCLGSSCEDKQSVDSATWSTSSCEISLPTSCRSSTTTCPEPDFYGGQFEDAVLDGVPEDEGQGEFEGNGEQQNSRSGSGSSNGNGRGSRGTSGSDTSETFALSNGTSSHSALHSLVVGLKQEMMKQKTEYETRIKSLEHRNLELESEMVNLHEELDQERKKYTMVEIKLRNAERAKDDAEKRNEMLQKEMEQFFSTFGDLTSDPRRPDRANTIWIQ